The Phaeodactylum tricornutum CCAP 1055/1 chromosome 6, whole genome shotgun sequence region GCCTTGTCCCCAGTAGAGTAAAGTGAGTGGCCATAACTGAAAACTGCAAGGAGCAAAAAGGGTCCGTACGCTTTCTATCGTTAGGCACAAGAATTGTAGACGACGGAGAGCGGACCCATCAATTGCAATGGCAGGACCAACGTGGACACAGTGTCTGTCTCCGTACCTGTACAAAGCAGCGTATCTTTACCGCATCTGTCGAGGCCAAGATGACCCTGGCGGCGATTGTCGAGCGGAATGGGAAACCAAGCTGGTACTACTGGCCGCACTAACGTGTTGACATTCTTGGCACCGGACCGCCAATGCCGTTTTATTCACAATCAAATGTCGTCGGCAACACGCACAGCGCACCAAATGCTGGGTAACGGACAAGGACAATTTGCGCCGGCGATCCACTACGACTTGTCCCAGTTCGAGACCCGCCGCTGGATCTTTTGGATATCGCTGACTAGGTCGGGATGGAAAGGATGGAATTAAAATTGGAGAGGCCGAACGTAAGTCTCCTTTGCGATGGGCAGGTGGGGGCTCTGCATTTTCACTAATTGGCGGAAACGACTTGGTTGGGAGAAACCGGCTGGTGCTTGCCGAGGCACTGGCTGTTTGACGGAGACGCCGCATCGACTCTTGCGCCTGAAGGACTTGTGGGTCCATTACGGATGCGGCTGCGCTGTGTTCGTGAGGTATTCTGGGTTGGTCTTGCATGGCAGTGGGGGACTGTCCGCGTCGAAACCTTTCTGCTGCAACTGTTGACTGTATTAGAGGCTGAGAAAAATCCTTTGGACTTTTGTGCCCGTCGTAGTTGTGGTAGGCTACACCAATCGCAGTATTGCTATCCGCTGTTAAGCTTGGCTGACCCCACCGATTGTGACTCATCTCTGGGGACACCAGCGAAATGTGGCGTCTGCGGTGAGGCTGTGTAGCAGAAGCTTGCGACACCATCGAAGGCGGCAGAGTGTCGTGTTGAGGTTGTGTTTGTGGTTGACACGATAGATTGGCATGCGCCTGACTCGTTCGTTCAAAGGTACCGGGACGAGTGGGGGCTAACGCTCGGCTCGGAAGGTAAGAGGCCGCATCCGAGGGAGCGCTCGTCCACCTTCCTTCCGATCGAGACATTCGTCGAACCGCAATCAAAGGAAGCCACAGAGAATCCCAAAGCAAAAGTAAGACTTGTCGATTTTGCAATTGGTTTACCGCAACTATCTATGTCGTTAGGAGAATATGTTCAAAAGCATGCGAAGGAAGAAACTACATCGGTGCTGCGATGGTCATTTTAAACTCCGAACAACAAACAGCCGAGAAGAAAGAGGAGCTGTGACGACATTCCGGACATTTTTGTCAATTCTTTTCCCTGAATTTTGAAAATAGTCACGAGCCTTGTTACTCCCGACTTTTACGTAACGTATTTTACTATTAACGTTAGAGACAGGTTAACAAAGATGAAAATGTTTTTTGGTCCAAAATTGATCCTTCGAACCAGAAACATTGCCACGGAGATTTATGGACAATGAAGTCGGTCTACCGGCTGAACCTGATTCACGTCAGAAAGTGAAACAAGCACAGTCTGTTCGCAGTTTTAATGTTCCTGTTCGCTATTCTCTCTTCAGAAAAAAAGGTCACTTCTTAAAGAACACGTACGCAAGTCCTCGTGAGACCAAGATGGACGACATCACCTACTCTAGAGGACGCTGGATTCGCCAAGGCAAAACGAATTTTCTGATTGGAAACGACTTGAGATTGTTTAAATATGACCATCCTAGGAAACACGTAGGAAATTCGCCAAAAACCACTCAAGGAAACGACTTCACAGTCCGATTGTTCAAACATGACCATCCTAGGAAAGACATCGAAAATTCGGCAAAACTACAATGGTCGAGCGGAATTGGGGGTGTCACCAGGCCACTCGCTGGCCGATATCTTTAAACACTCCAGTTCTGTTGAAGGTACACTTTCAGTGTGTTGTAAACTAAGTAGATTCGCAATCAGACTCCATGTAAAGTCAGATGAATACCAAAAGAGCTCTTGCACTTAGAATCTACTCAGCGTTTATATTTGTCAAAGCCTGCATTGGAACTGTTTCTAGATCTAGAAGCTATGTAGAAATGCAAAGCATTCTTCCAAGCATCTCATTGCAGATGAGAAGGAGGAAAAGACGGTATAGCTGGTGTGCCGTAGACGGCCGTCGTCTACGTGTTTCTACATAAACTCTAGACCAGTGACAGCCGCGTCGAGCAGTGATTCGCCGACACCCGTCTGCCCGTTCCGACTCGTCGACGCGAGAGGCATCGCGCCCGACGATCGGTCGTTTCGGGACACTGGTACCGGAGCAGTGCCGGTCACTGCTGCTTGCTTCAGGAGACGCTTTTGTTCGGCTGCGCTGACCCGCTCCGATTCCGATAAAGACCATTGACCAAGCTTTTTACGCTGCGCTTGCGCAACAGCCTGCTCCAGTTCCGCGCGCTTGCCCTGTAGGAATATAAGGAGCAACACAGATAAGGGTCCGATAGCTCTTTTGCAGTGTTTCATGCCAATCCACAGCCAAGTCGTCTGCCGAACAAAAAGGATCGCAATAGACGTACATTGTACTGGGCACCACCGCCAGTATAAAGCTCCGCCAACCCAGCCTTGGCCAATTCCAGCGACAAATCTTTCGGCCCGAATCCGGGAATCCAAGAAAGGAATCGTGGTGGTACCGTTTCCACCGACGCTACCGCCCGGCTGTACTGGTCCTTCCGCAAAAAGGTTACTTTGACCATTTTGTTGTAAACGAGTTTGGAGGTAAAAGATTTGGCTTCTTCGGAAAAAGGTTGCGAAACTTGTCGTTTATTCTTGCCAATTTCGGGAGTATCGATGCCGTACACGCGAATGCTGAGTGTGTCTTTGGCGATGCCCCGCTGTTGGAGCGGTTGTGTGGATTGGCGGCGGAGTCCGTAGCCCGGTACATGCCGGACTCGGATAGTATCTCCGTCAATTATACGTTCCACGAAACCATATATGTAGCGATTGTCGGAAAAGTAGTCGCTGGGAACGTCATCTGCGGTGGAGAACTGAGGAATAAGATTCAGAGATGGCAGATTGAGAATCGCAGTATCATCGGTGCCGGAGGCAGCCCAAGCGGTGGAATCAACGGGCACGAGACCGGACGAGGCCGCGGTAACGACCAAGGTGGTTGCAGTCACTTTCTGCAAAAACTTCCGACGGGAAGGGGTAGCAGGTTGTTGCTCGATTGAGACCAAGCTGGTACAACTTTCATGCTGGGGATCGGAGGGATTTGAGGAAAAACGACACGTATCGATCTTGCGGTAAGTAGCAGCAGTATGTCTGGTTGAAGAGAAGCTCTTCGAGCGGATAACGAAGCCCTCCGCTACTCTAGAGAAAGCGCATAGGCTTACCAGTAGAAGAATCTTACAACCCCGGAGGTGAGAGAAAATGTAGAAAGCAGAATCGTATGTAGCGTCATTGGGAAATATCAACCGTAGATGTTGATATAATCAATATGAAGCGTCGAAGAAAGGAAGTTCACCAGAGGCACGACAACATATGGACCGCTTTGCTTAGGACGCGTATGATGCTTTCTGAATCACGCGACTAGCGATATACAACAGAGATGAAAAATCGGGACGTaccttcttccaaaacatcATCTTTACGCGACTTTGCTTCCTAGATCTAGACTGAATCGACACCCCAGGAGAAGCCAATACGCAAGAAAACGAGGATGAAGATATGGAAAGGAGAGCACTCGCGACTGATATAACAACGAAAATCGTCTGCAGTAGCTGTCGTCGATACACAAATGACGGCATTACCATGGTGGCGACGATTCTGATGTTCACTGCACTAAAGTTGTCTTGGATTCTTCAACTTATCTCAAATCCTGAACCGATTGTCGTATGGATATCCAAGTAACTAATACAAGAAAAACTTTTACCCGTGAGACATAAACATAAATAGTAAAATGAatgtatttacagttatcaaaagttacagttagtcaaaTATCGTCCAAAAAAATTAAAAATTGGTCTGTCCGTCATTCATCACAAACGCCAACCGGAATCGTGGGCCCTCTGGTACATCTGTTGGCCAAACAAACCTTTACCGTGAGAAAGAAGCTCCAGAAAATGTAGCATCGACTTCATTCTTCCCAAACCACCAAACACCATGGCAGAAAAAACGGCATCCAACAGTTCCCACGAGAGTCCCCTAAGCGCCTTGCAAGAGCCACAAGAAATAGCAAATGCTCTTGTGCGACTTGCGGCTTCGCTCAAGGCCATGGCCTCGTCGAATGCGAGTGCTGTGAGTACTGGTAATTCGCCTCGCATCACCTACTACCGATCATTACCGCCAGTTGTATCGCAGGCCTACGATTTGCTTCAGCAAGGAGCTGCGCTTGTACATGGGACGAGTACAAAATACACACTGGTGGGGAAAATCGACCGTTCGGACCAACCCAATCTAGCGCAGGACCTACTACAGGGATGTCAATTGATCGGTACGGCCTGTATCATTTGTCACGAACCGGCGTCAGGATGTGGGGTGTCTGCACGATCGCATATATTACAAGCTGCGCGAGCAATTGTTAATACCACGCTGCAACTGGTGCTATCTTTCATTGATGAGTCGGCCTTGGAGGAAAACGTCGGTGCCCAAAAGACGGGAGCAGTTTGGTCTTCCTGCGACGTCGTGCTCAGCAAAACGGTTCCGTTAGGCAATCGGAATGCTATTCGACGTGATCTTTTTACGTACATAATGGAATGCAACGAAACAATGACTGAGTTTCAAGACCTTATTGACCTGGGCCCATCATCGGCGGAAGAGGTCAGCGCAAACAATCACAGCGAGACTAACGAGCATGGAATTGTAGAAGTGGAAGACGATGGATGGGACGCCTTCTTGCAAGGCCAGGACAGTCAATTCACAATGGATGAGTTGCCTGTGGCTGTCGCCTCTTTGGCTCTCGTCAAATGCTCTCGAGGCAGTTTGAACGTCACACTGCAAGCGTGCGAAGCTGCTGCTAGAGATGAGACTTCTTTAGCAGAGTTTCAAGAGCAGGGATGCCAGGACAGATGCGATTGGATTTGTCAACTGGTGGAAAAAGCTCGGGCTGTTG contains the following coding sequences:
- a CDS encoding predicted protein; translated protein: MSGMSSQLLFLLGCLLFGIVAVNQLQNRQVLLLLWDSLWLPLIAVRRMSRSEGRWTSAPSDAASYLPSRALAPTRPGTFERTSQAHANLSCQPQTQPQHDTLPPSMVSQASATQPHRRRHISLVSPEMSHNRWGQPSLTADSNTAIGVAYHNYDGHKSPKDFSQPLIQSTVAAERFRRGQSPTAMQDQPRIPHEHSAAASVMDPQVLQAQESMRRLRQTASASASTSRFLPTKSFPPISENAEPPPAHRKGDLRSASPILIPSFPSRPSQRYPKDPAAGLELGQVVVDRRRKLSLSVTQHLVRCACCRRHLIVNKTALAVRCQECQHVSAASSTSLVSHSARQSPPGSSWPRQMR
- a CDS encoding predicted protein, whose amino-acid sequence is MMFWKKIDTCRFSSNPSDPQHESCTSLVSIEQQPATPSRRKFLQKVTATTLVVTAASSGLVPVDSTAWAASGTDDTAILNLPSLNLIPQFSTADDVPSDYFSDNRYIYGFVERIIDGDTIRVRHVPGYGLRRQSTQPLQQRGIAKDTLSIRVYGIDTPEIGKNKRQVSQPFSEEAKSFTSKLVYNKMVKVTFLRKDQYSRAVASVETVPPRFLSWIPGFGPKDLSLELAKAGLAELYTGGGAQYNGKRAELEQAVAQAQRKKLGQWSLSESERVSAAEQKRLLKQAAVTGTAPVPVSRNDRSSGAMPLASTSRNGQTGVGESLLDAAVTGLEFM
- a CDS encoding predicted protein, coding for MAEKTASNSSHESPLSALQEPQEIANALVRLAASLKAMASSNASAVSTGNSPRITYYRSLPPVVSQAYDLLQQGAALVHGTSTKYTLVGKIDRSDQPNLAQDLLQGCQLIGTACIICHEPASGCGVSARSHILQAARAIVNTTLQLVLSFIDESALEENVGAQKTGAVWSSCDVVLSKTVPLGNRNAIRRDLFTYIMECNETMTEFQDLIDLGPSSAEEVSANNHSETNEHGIVEVEDDGWDAFLQGQDSQFTMDELPVAVASLALVKCSRGSLNVTLQACEAAARDETSLAEFQEQGCQDRCDWICQLVEKARAVGDGMTDLGACMYPPLNLDELLAQIERQTTCIETVVLHILDASLVHGILELPDDVTELVSKVQSALATRQREALEAIVQAKAYR